The Paenalcaligenes faecalis genome has a window encoding:
- a CDS encoding flagella synthesis protein FlgN, producing MSSIVLYNLIQTEYELMQHFLFSLEKENELLLSSYSNDDLYDLTELKNQYADQLSQTSVQRENTLAELGLPAGRDGLLAAKSLSDDLNELIQDLFDTAEKAQKLNNENGLLIQTYLDYSVQALEALSQANPKAADIYDAKGQKQSATSSKRGIVRA from the coding sequence ATGTCGTCCATTGTCTTATACAACCTAATACAAACTGAATACGAACTAATGCAGCATTTTTTGTTTTCCTTGGAAAAGGAAAATGAACTGTTGCTTAGTAGCTATAGCAATGACGACCTCTATGACCTGACTGAATTAAAAAACCAATACGCCGACCAGCTTAGCCAAACCTCCGTGCAGCGTGAAAATACATTGGCTGAATTAGGTCTACCTGCAGGACGCGATGGACTGCTGGCCGCTAAATCCCTGTCAGACGATTTGAATGAGCTGATTCAAGATCTATTTGATACAGCTGAAAAAGCACAAAAGCTCAACAACGAGAACGGGTTATTAATTCAAACCTATTTGGACTACAGCGTCCAAGCCCTAGAGGCATTATCACAGGCCAACCCAAAAGCGGCTGACATCTACGATGCTAAGGGCCAAAAACAATCAGCAACCTCATCAAAACGAGGCATTGTACGAGCATAA
- the cheY gene encoding chemotaxis response regulator CheY, whose amino-acid sequence MTNKNLKILVVDDFPTMRRIIRNLLKDLGYENVDEAEDGAIGLEKLRNGSFDFVVSDWNMPNLDGLEMLKQIRADANLANLPVLMVTAEAKKENIIAAAQAGASGYVVKPFTAATLEEKLNKIFEKMGS is encoded by the coding sequence ATGACCAATAAAAATTTAAAAATTTTAGTTGTAGATGATTTTCCCACCATGCGTCGCATTATTCGTAACCTCCTAAAGGATTTAGGATACGAAAACGTAGATGAAGCCGAAGACGGGGCGATAGGTCTAGAAAAACTACGTAATGGTAGTTTTGATTTTGTCGTGTCCGATTGGAATATGCCCAATTTAGATGGTTTAGAAATGCTCAAACAAATTCGAGCGGATGCTAATCTAGCTAATTTGCCTGTTCTAATGGTGACGGCAGAGGCTAAAAAGGAAAATATTATTGCCGCAGCTCAAGCTGGTGCAAGTGGCTATGTGGTTAAGCCCTTTACTGCAGCCACGCTCGAAGAGAAGCTCAATAAAATCTTTGAGAAAATGGGCTCTTAA
- the cheZ gene encoding protein phosphatase CheZ: MDASDQMVDGGRIEQPLDVVQRIARLTRMLRESMRELGLDNAIKDAAQSIPDARDRLRYVGRMTEQAANRVLNAAELAQPLQEELSADAQFLQERWVKTEESGDSSEQAELIADTRQFLQDISTKTQLTQESLMEIIMAQDFQDLTGQVIKGMLGVIGALETELVQVLMDSVPTEKREETETLLNGPAVDTSPENVLTDQDEVDDLLSSLGF, encoded by the coding sequence ATGGACGCCTCCGATCAAATGGTAGATGGTGGCCGCATCGAGCAACCTTTAGATGTGGTTCAACGCATTGCTCGCTTAACGCGTATGCTGCGTGAAAGCATGCGTGAATTAGGTTTGGACAATGCCATTAAGGACGCTGCCCAATCAATTCCTGATGCTCGCGATCGCTTACGTTACGTAGGACGAATGACAGAGCAGGCGGCTAATCGTGTATTAAATGCAGCTGAATTAGCTCAACCTCTCCAAGAAGAACTCTCTGCGGATGCACAGTTTTTACAAGAACGTTGGGTAAAAACAGAAGAAAGTGGTGATAGTTCAGAGCAAGCCGAGCTGATTGCAGATACTCGTCAGTTTTTGCAAGACATCTCAACTAAAACGCAATTGACCCAAGAGAGCTTGATGGAAATCATCATGGCTCAAGACTTTCAGGATTTAACTGGACAGGTTATTAAGGGAATGCTGGGCGTCATTGGTGCTTTGGAAACAGAGCTAGTGCAGGTATTGATGGATAGTGTTCCAACAGAAAAGCGCGAAGAAACAGAGACGTTGTTGAATGGTCCTGCGGTAGATACCAGTCCTGAGAACGTATTGACAGATCAGGACGAGGTGGATGATTTATTGTCTAGCCTAGGCTTCTAG
- the flhB gene encoding flagellar biosynthesis protein FlhB, with translation MADSDVEKTEPASPRRLEKAKEEGQTPRSRELNTFLLLALGVATLWMLGQSLYTALSSVVQRSMWFDPGLIRDDSLMVTTAVKSASQAFMAILPLFGVLFVVAIFSSVALGGLIFSAKALEPKLEKLNLLKGIKRMFSAQSLIELLKALGKVFLIGTVAVLVMRHYQGDMLGLMHLSPTEGMVKGLELVALCCALIISSLLLIVAIDVPWQIYSHLKKLRMSKQDLKDEHKQSDGDPHVKGRIRSQQRAMAQRRMMSEVPQADVVITNPTHYAVALKYAEGQAAAPKVVAKGMDLTAQRIKDVASEARVPLFEAPALARALNKHVELNQEIPVELYSAVAEVLAWVYQLRNWERGEGTMPPTPSNLNIPAGMDPQESTSTGRQ, from the coding sequence ATGGCCGATAGTGATGTAGAAAAAACCGAACCGGCGTCGCCCCGGAGGCTGGAAAAAGCCAAAGAAGAGGGGCAGACGCCTAGATCGCGTGAGTTAAATACCTTTTTGCTGTTAGCGTTGGGTGTGGCTACGCTATGGATGCTCGGACAAAGTTTGTATACCGCTCTTAGTTCGGTGGTTCAACGTAGTATGTGGTTTGATCCTGGGTTGATTCGGGATGACTCTTTAATGGTAACTACGGCTGTAAAATCTGCATCGCAGGCTTTTATGGCTATATTGCCATTATTTGGTGTGCTGTTTGTCGTGGCGATTTTCTCCTCTGTAGCCTTAGGTGGGTTGATCTTTAGCGCAAAGGCTCTAGAGCCTAAACTAGAGAAGTTAAATTTGCTAAAAGGCATTAAACGCATGTTTTCTGCCCAAAGTTTGATTGAGTTATTAAAGGCCCTAGGCAAAGTTTTTTTAATCGGTACGGTAGCTGTTTTAGTGATGCGTCACTATCAAGGCGATATGCTAGGTTTAATGCATTTATCTCCCACCGAAGGGATGGTAAAAGGGTTAGAATTAGTCGCTTTGTGTTGTGCTTTGATTATTTCGAGTTTGCTTTTAATCGTGGCGATAGATGTACCTTGGCAAATTTATAGCCATTTGAAAAAACTGCGTATGTCTAAACAAGACCTTAAAGACGAACACAAGCAAAGTGATGGGGACCCGCATGTTAAAGGTCGAATTCGATCACAACAGAGAGCCATGGCTCAGCGACGAATGATGTCAGAGGTACCCCAGGCAGATGTGGTGATTACTAACCCGACTCACTATGCTGTGGCCTTGAAATACGCAGAGGGGCAGGCCGCCGCGCCTAAAGTGGTGGCTAAAGGGATGGATTTAACCGCCCAACGTATTAAAGACGTTGCTTCTGAGGCTAGGGTGCCGTTGTTTGAGGCCCCTGCATTAGCTAGAGCTTTGAATAAGCACGTAGAGCTTAACCAAGAAATCCCTGTTGAACTTTACTCTGCTGTGGCAGAGGTCTTAGCTTGGGTTTATCAATTACGTAATTGGGAACGAGGCGAGGGCACGATGCCTCCGACTCCTTCTAATCTTAATATTCCGGCGGGCATGGACCCGCAAGAGTCCACCTCTACTGGTAGACAGTAA
- the flgM gene encoding flagellar biosynthesis anti-sigma factor FlgM: protein MKITNNNYRHNIPERINQKNTAVNAYQETNSASRSAAVDLSPAARQLQQLQSSTNDIDMGRVQALRDAIANGTLEMDTSRIADSIINSARDLLK, encoded by the coding sequence ATGAAAATCACTAACAATAACTACAGACACAACATACCAGAGCGCATTAACCAAAAAAACACGGCCGTTAATGCCTACCAAGAAACCAATTCTGCATCCCGTAGTGCTGCGGTAGACCTCAGCCCTGCTGCTCGCCAACTACAGCAACTTCAGTCATCCACCAATGACATAGATATGGGCCGCGTTCAAGCATTGCGCGATGCCATCGCCAATGGTACTTTAGAGATGGATACTAGCCGCATCGCGGATAGTATAATTAACAGTGCTAGAGACCTCTTAAAGTAG
- the flgA gene encoding flagellar basal body P-ring formation chaperone FlgA, with protein MIKSILLTLILSISSVVSAQTLQDPEQIVSEVEQFLLNQTSSYPGTASVYVTAPAIRNQIQCEHLQPFLPSGSRLRSRMSVAVRCQSPQAWTVHAQAELSIVGFYYISNRSIQVGEIISLDDMIPREGDLLRIAPNSITDPSLAIGYITTQRINTGSPIKSNALRDPQSIQRGQAVRTIARGVGFTATGEGQALQSGAPGAQIQVRASSGQIITGTVLDNQTVQILM; from the coding sequence AAATCTATTTTATTAACGCTAATCCTGAGCATTAGCTCAGTAGTCAGCGCCCAAACTCTGCAAGACCCAGAACAAATCGTCTCTGAGGTAGAGCAGTTTTTACTGAATCAGACCAGCAGTTACCCAGGAACCGCATCGGTTTATGTCACTGCCCCCGCCATCCGTAATCAAATTCAGTGTGAACACCTGCAACCCTTTTTACCGTCTGGGTCCAGATTACGCTCACGCATGAGCGTGGCTGTACGGTGCCAGTCACCTCAGGCATGGACTGTTCATGCACAAGCCGAACTCTCAATTGTAGGCTTTTATTATATTAGCAACCGATCCATACAAGTAGGGGAAATCATCAGTCTGGATGATATGATTCCTCGCGAAGGTGACTTATTACGTATCGCGCCTAACTCGATAACAGACCCTAGCCTTGCCATTGGCTATATCACTACACAACGCATCAATACAGGCAGCCCTATTAAAAGCAATGCTCTTAGGGACCCTCAATCTATACAGCGAGGCCAAGCAGTAAGAACCATAGCTCGAGGCGTAGGTTTTACAGCAACAGGCGAAGGCCAAGCCTTACAAAGCGGTGCGCCGGGTGCTCAAATACAAGTGAGAGCCAGCTCAGGCCAAATCATTACCGGTACGGTTTTAGATAATCAAACTGTACAGATATTGATGTAA
- a CDS encoding protein-glutamate methylesterase/protein-glutamine glutaminase: MKKIRVLCVDDSALVRSLMVEIINSHSDMEVVAVAPDPIVARDLIKEYTPDVLTLDVEMPRMDGLDFLERLMRLRPMPVVMVSSLTERNSDITIRALELGAVDFVTKPRLGLRDGLLEYSDIIADKIRAAAMSRPRRRMAQASATAAPKTLTGRFATTEKLIMIGASTGGTEAIRQVLEPLPSNSPAIMITQHMPAGFTRSFVQRLDSLCQVQVHEAEHGQRVLPGHVYLAPGGIAHMKLARSGANYVVELEDSEPVNRHRPSVDVLFNSAAEMAGKNAVGVLLTGMGKDGAQGMLAMKKAGAVTFAQDEASCVVFGMPREALMIGAADEAVPLSEISERILASAGAYGHRV, from the coding sequence ATGAAGAAAATACGTGTTTTATGTGTAGATGATTCAGCGCTAGTACGCAGCCTCATGGTGGAGATCATTAATAGTCACTCTGATATGGAAGTGGTTGCTGTTGCGCCTGATCCTATTGTGGCTAGAGACCTCATTAAGGAATATACCCCTGATGTGCTCACGCTAGACGTAGAGATGCCGCGTATGGACGGTTTGGATTTCCTAGAACGTCTGATGCGATTACGCCCTATGCCAGTCGTAATGGTTTCCTCATTGACAGAGCGTAATTCAGACATTACGATTCGTGCTCTGGAATTAGGGGCAGTCGATTTTGTAACTAAGCCGCGTTTAGGTCTTCGAGATGGCTTGTTGGAGTATTCAGACATTATTGCGGATAAGATTCGAGCTGCGGCAATGTCTAGGCCGCGTCGTCGTATGGCGCAAGCCAGCGCAACAGCCGCTCCAAAGACCTTAACAGGCCGATTTGCAACGACTGAGAAACTGATCATGATAGGGGCCTCTACGGGGGGGACCGAAGCAATTCGTCAGGTTTTAGAGCCTTTGCCATCCAATAGTCCTGCTATTATGATTACCCAACATATGCCAGCTGGTTTTACTCGTTCCTTTGTGCAACGGCTAGATTCGCTATGTCAGGTTCAGGTTCATGAGGCAGAGCACGGGCAGCGTGTATTGCCTGGACACGTTTATTTAGCACCCGGTGGTATTGCTCATATGAAATTAGCACGCTCTGGGGCGAACTATGTGGTGGAACTAGAGGACAGTGAACCCGTAAATCGACACCGTCCATCGGTAGATGTTTTATTTAACTCAGCAGCAGAAATGGCTGGGAAAAATGCAGTAGGCGTATTATTAACCGGTATGGGTAAAGATGGTGCGCAAGGTATGTTGGCAATGAAAAAAGCAGGTGCAGTGACTTTCGCTCAAGACGAAGCGAGCTGCGTTGTTTTTGGTATGCCGCGCGAAGCGTTGATGATTGGTGCTGCAGATGAAGCCGTCCCGTTATCAGAGATTAGCGAACGAATTTTAGCTAGTGCTGGGGCTTACGGCCATCGTGTATAA
- the flhA gene encoding flagellar biosynthesis protein FlhA, whose product MNNLLAFFRSSGGAQAKILVGPVLILMILSMMVLPLPPFLLDLLFTFNIAVSIMVLLVAMFTRKPLDFAAFPSILLFSTLLRLGLNVASTRIVLLKGHEGPDAAGQVIEAFGHFLVGGNFAVGLIVFLILIIINFMVITKGAGRIAEVGARFTLDAMPGKQMAIDADLNAGLIGEDEARRRRNEVSQEADFYGSMDGASKFVRGDAIAGLLIMVINVVGGLIVGVGQHDLSFGEAGHVYTLLTIGDGLVAQIPALIISTAAGVVVSRVTTADDDVGTQMVTQLFSNPNVMFLTAGILGTMGLIPGMPHLAFLFLAALLASVGWYMLKKEQEVLVESEHAPDAVLDAAEAAAAEASWDDVSLVDPLGLEVGYRLISLVDHAQNGELLHRIRSLRKKYAQDIGFLPPVVHIRDNLELKPNDYRILLHGVEVGHGSAMPSQWLAIDPGGVSMKLPGAATTDPAFGLPAYWIDVSLREQAQIAGYTVVDASTVIATHLNHLLHRFGSQLLGRQEVQQLLDRVSRDLPRLVEDVVPKVVNVGTLHNVLRGLLEEEVPIRDMRTVLEALAEAAPRITQQTQAGAHLDENAELLAHVRLALGRAITQQWFPGDAEMRVISLDGRLENVLTQALTTSGALEPGLAESLLSEAAKAVEQQESMGDPAVLVVSPVLRPSLARFLRQQLPQLGVLSTQEVPEERMMRVTAVIGG is encoded by the coding sequence ATGAATAATTTGTTAGCATTTTTTCGATCATCAGGTGGGGCTCAAGCTAAAATACTAGTCGGCCCAGTATTGATTTTGATGATTTTGTCCATGATGGTTTTGCCTTTGCCGCCATTCTTATTGGACTTATTGTTTACTTTTAATATTGCCGTTTCGATCATGGTGTTATTGGTGGCTATGTTCACCAGAAAGCCTCTTGATTTTGCCGCGTTCCCATCAATATTGTTGTTCTCTACCTTATTACGTTTAGGTCTAAACGTTGCTTCTACACGAATTGTTTTGCTCAAAGGTCACGAGGGTCCTGATGCAGCTGGGCAGGTGATTGAAGCGTTTGGACACTTTTTGGTAGGGGGGAACTTCGCGGTTGGTCTGATTGTGTTCTTGATCTTAATTATCATTAACTTTATGGTGATTACGAAAGGGGCTGGACGTATTGCCGAGGTAGGGGCTCGCTTTACCCTAGATGCTATGCCGGGCAAGCAAATGGCGATTGACGCAGATTTAAATGCGGGCCTTATCGGAGAGGACGAGGCGCGTCGTCGTCGAAATGAAGTTTCCCAAGAGGCGGATTTTTATGGCTCTATGGATGGGGCCAGTAAGTTTGTGCGCGGAGACGCTATTGCGGGTCTGCTAATCATGGTGATTAACGTAGTAGGTGGTTTAATTGTAGGGGTGGGGCAGCACGATCTTTCTTTTGGAGAGGCTGGCCATGTCTATACGCTATTGACCATTGGTGATGGCTTGGTGGCCCAGATTCCTGCTTTGATTATTTCGACGGCAGCCGGTGTGGTGGTGTCTAGAGTAACTACCGCTGATGATGATGTGGGGACCCAAATGGTAACCCAGTTATTCTCAAATCCTAATGTTATGTTTTTAACAGCTGGTATTTTGGGAACGATGGGGTTAATTCCTGGTATGCCTCATTTAGCCTTTTTGTTTTTAGCTGCATTATTAGCCAGTGTGGGTTGGTATATGCTGAAAAAAGAACAAGAGGTGCTGGTCGAAAGTGAGCATGCTCCAGATGCAGTATTAGATGCCGCAGAGGCCGCTGCGGCAGAGGCAAGCTGGGATGATGTATCGCTCGTGGACCCACTGGGCTTAGAGGTTGGCTATAGGCTTATTTCTTTGGTCGATCATGCACAGAACGGAGAGTTACTGCACCGGATACGAAGTTTGCGCAAAAAATATGCTCAAGATATTGGTTTTTTGCCGCCGGTTGTGCATATACGAGATAACTTAGAGCTAAAGCCTAATGATTATCGAATTTTATTGCATGGGGTAGAGGTTGGGCATGGTAGTGCTATGCCTAGTCAATGGCTAGCCATTGACCCGGGTGGTGTCTCAATGAAACTACCGGGAGCTGCAACCACTGATCCGGCTTTTGGATTGCCTGCTTATTGGATTGATGTCAGCTTACGCGAACAGGCACAAATTGCAGGGTATACAGTGGTGGATGCCAGCACTGTTATTGCTACGCATTTGAACCATTTACTCCACCGTTTTGGCTCTCAACTGTTAGGTCGTCAAGAGGTTCAGCAGCTATTGGATAGAGTATCCAGAGATTTACCACGTTTGGTTGAGGACGTAGTGCCCAAGGTCGTTAATGTAGGGACTTTGCATAATGTGCTACGAGGACTGCTCGAAGAAGAGGTTCCTATCCGTGATATGCGTACAGTTCTTGAGGCATTGGCCGAGGCCGCCCCTCGTATCACGCAGCAAACACAGGCCGGTGCTCACCTAGATGAGAATGCAGAACTCTTAGCGCATGTTCGCTTGGCTTTGGGACGTGCGATCACTCAGCAATGGTTCCCTGGCGATGCAGAAATGCGCGTTATTAGTCTAGATGGGCGTTTGGAAAATGTCTTAACTCAAGCTCTTACTACCAGTGGGGCGTTAGAGCCAGGTCTGGCGGAAAGTTTACTGAGCGAAGCTGCCAAAGCCGTAGAGCAACAAGAGTCAATGGGTGACCCCGCCGTTTTGGTTGTAAGTCCGGTCTTGCGTCCTTCTTTGGCCCGTTTTTTGCGTCAGCAGCTCCCCCAACTCGGTGTATTATCTACCCAAGAGGTTCCTGAAGAGCGCATGATGCGTGTGACAGCAGTTATAGGTGGCTAA
- a CDS encoding CheR family methyltransferase translates to MTQPSEAFVYSLPGVPAMTPYDFDRATRLIKSRTGIILGNHKEDMVARNLGLYTKKLNLQKVSEYLDHLDYNPSSPEWERFITIFTINHTAFYREQHHFEILANYVKDRQKPISVWSSACSTGEEPYSIAITLQETIPVPDSGVQVYATDIDTVAVERARQGVYTLDRVQPIPQPILKKYFYRGTGSFNGMARVKPNLQKMLEFDVVNLVSGEGWPHGRTFDAIFCRNVMIYFDKPTQAQILERFAKTLKPGGLLFVGHSENFSHMTTSFKLQGQTVYVRT, encoded by the coding sequence ATGACGCAGCCATCAGAAGCTTTTGTTTACTCATTGCCTGGGGTTCCAGCAATGACGCCTTATGATTTTGATAGAGCTACACGCTTAATCAAATCACGTACCGGTATTATATTAGGTAACCATAAAGAAGACATGGTTGCGCGTAATTTGGGTCTTTATACTAAAAAATTAAACCTTCAAAAGGTGAGTGAGTATTTAGACCACTTGGATTACAACCCCTCTTCACCTGAGTGGGAACGATTTATTACTATCTTTACCATTAACCACACCGCCTTTTATCGAGAGCAACACCATTTTGAAATTTTGGCAAATTATGTCAAAGACCGTCAAAAACCTATCTCGGTATGGAGTAGTGCCTGTTCAACGGGCGAAGAACCCTACTCTATAGCAATTACTTTACAAGAAACTATACCTGTTCCCGATAGCGGGGTTCAGGTCTATGCCACGGATATTGATACAGTTGCAGTAGAGCGGGCTCGACAAGGGGTGTACACCTTAGATCGTGTGCAGCCTATTCCTCAGCCTATATTAAAAAAATACTTTTATCGGGGCACAGGTAGCTTTAATGGTATGGCTAGGGTCAAGCCTAATTTGCAGAAAATGTTGGAGTTTGATGTAGTAAATCTGGTTTCAGGCGAAGGGTGGCCTCATGGCCGTACTTTCGATGCTATTTTTTGCCGAAACGTCATGATTTACTTTGATAAGCCTACACAGGCTCAGATATTAGAGCGTTTTGCAAAAACACTAAAACCGGGTGGTTTGCTTTTTGTGGGGCACTCCGAAAACTTCTCTCATATGACGACCTCTTTTAAGTTGCAAGGGCAGACCGTGTATGTACGCACTTAA
- the flhF gene encoding flagellar biosynthesis protein FlhF produces the protein MSISRFFGATSREAMRQVRMALGPDALIVSNKRVNGGVEILAADSTAAPEESPMAAAAPASNPSMTRPPMTPPPRVAGGGTLEVMNAINSLKGSLEGRIEEVMWSNQLRVSPDLLNLFQSLLAYGFSTALLRAMLKRLPSNLSLRAAMQWVRKELDTHLPVLKSEDHLWQPGLALALVGPTGVGKTTTIAKLAARAVRKFSAENVVLITTDTYRIGAHEQLKIYADLMHVTVHVVQNAQQLRQVMLGLRADQVILIDNVGVSQRDKYVQDQAAMLASGGRRIQRLLALNAASHGDTLDEVARMYSKDGGSPLAGCIITKVDEASRLGASLDVALRYQLPIHYVSDGQRVPENLRYLTASQLVDMALSQSPNNRALFAPTTADLAALVSAADVQQQAQAQSIATHNHMLKQILALSSLSNDEINIDQLRKVAGLVDEAAFASVAFDLWRDSKKKHQLPDLPDFSISQLRNSVLEANELAIAQPVQIHHMKQHLSAEQSQLYATVVGAGSGELLAMPLLQLSDKTAWYTNSGLNQRVDPKASRFELQHAIKWVEKNTPPSPRVHWVEEHNNQLWQQWQQDQINVMALVAPSTRCWHIDGHSTPAAIAKRLDFYAINYARMPLPFQSVAGIKLSGLSFWYAQAPIELRSRGGEVVRLQLYALQILDTKTMAEVKTFYVFSLLNQGLMSSPEQLAVWLLQHTESKNALRFVGRAYHQKTLQNFAKQYQLDRDMLLELAALFGGAAWELEQYKPLRPVNQLLLQFAGPTALRQTQITSSLLKLFNLKDLLQQQ, from the coding sequence ATGAGTATAAGTCGGTTTTTTGGTGCGACCAGTCGTGAGGCAATGCGTCAGGTGCGTATGGCTCTTGGGCCCGATGCGCTGATTGTGTCCAACAAACGGGTCAATGGTGGGGTAGAGATACTGGCTGCTGATTCAACTGCGGCCCCAGAAGAAAGCCCAATGGCTGCCGCAGCCCCGGCTTCTAATCCATCGATGACTAGACCTCCCATGACGCCTCCGCCTCGTGTTGCTGGTGGTGGCACGCTAGAGGTTATGAATGCGATCAACTCGTTAAAGGGGTCTCTAGAGGGACGCATCGAAGAGGTGATGTGGAGCAATCAGCTTCGCGTTAGTCCAGATTTATTGAATTTATTTCAAAGCCTATTGGCCTATGGCTTTAGTACGGCATTATTGCGTGCCATGTTAAAACGGCTGCCGTCTAATCTTTCCTTGCGCGCAGCAATGCAATGGGTACGCAAAGAGCTAGACACCCATTTGCCCGTCTTAAAAAGTGAAGATCATTTATGGCAACCCGGTTTGGCCTTAGCCCTAGTAGGGCCTACAGGGGTAGGTAAAACAACCACTATTGCTAAATTGGCAGCTCGTGCCGTGCGTAAGTTTAGTGCTGAAAATGTTGTATTGATAACTACGGATACGTATCGAATTGGCGCGCATGAGCAGCTAAAAATCTATGCTGATTTAATGCATGTGACGGTGCATGTGGTACAAAATGCACAGCAATTACGTCAAGTTATGTTAGGTTTGCGTGCCGATCAGGTTATTTTGATTGATAATGTAGGGGTAAGTCAGCGTGATAAGTACGTTCAAGATCAGGCAGCTATGCTGGCCAGTGGTGGGCGTCGTATTCAGCGTTTACTGGCGTTAAATGCGGCGAGTCATGGTGATACCTTGGACGAAGTAGCCCGCATGTATAGTAAAGATGGTGGCTCCCCATTAGCTGGGTGTATTATTACAAAAGTAGACGAAGCCAGTCGATTAGGGGCCTCATTGGATGTAGCATTGCGCTATCAGCTACCTATTCACTATGTATCTGATGGGCAGCGAGTCCCAGAAAATCTACGTTATCTAACGGCCAGTCAATTAGTGGACATGGCGTTATCTCAAAGTCCAAATAATCGTGCCTTGTTTGCTCCTACCACAGCAGATTTAGCAGCATTAGTGTCTGCTGCTGATGTGCAACAGCAGGCGCAGGCCCAAAGTATTGCTACGCATAATCATATGTTAAAACAGATTTTAGCCCTGAGCAGTCTTTCAAATGATGAAATTAATATTGATCAGTTACGTAAGGTTGCTGGTTTAGTCGATGAGGCTGCCTTTGCTTCTGTGGCATTTGATTTATGGCGTGATAGCAAGAAAAAACATCAATTGCCTGATCTGCCCGATTTCTCTATTAGTCAACTGCGTAACAGTGTATTAGAGGCCAATGAATTAGCAATCGCACAACCAGTACAGATTCATCACATGAAGCAACACCTCAGTGCAGAGCAATCACAGCTGTATGCCACTGTAGTAGGGGCTGGTAGTGGAGAATTATTAGCCATGCCGTTGTTGCAACTGAGCGATAAAACGGCGTGGTATACCAATAGTGGCCTTAATCAACGGGTAGATCCAAAAGCCAGTCGGTTTGAATTACAACACGCTATAAAATGGGTAGAAAAAAACACTCCCCCTAGCCCTCGTGTGCATTGGGTCGAAGAGCACAACAATCAGCTTTGGCAGCAATGGCAGCAAGATCAGATAAATGTAATGGCCTTAGTGGCGCCTTCTACACGTTGTTGGCATATTGATGGTCATAGCACGCCTGCGGCTATCGCTAAAAGATTGGATTTTTACGCGATTAACTATGCACGTATGCCACTACCTTTCCAAAGTGTGGCGGGCATAAAATTAAGTGGTTTAAGCTTTTGGTATGCACAGGCTCCGATAGAGCTGCGTAGCCGTGGTGGCGAGGTCGTGCGTTTACAGTTGTATGCGCTGCAGATTCTTGATACCAAAACGATGGCTGAGGTCAAAACGTTTTATGTGTTTAGCTTGCTAAATCAAGGGCTAATGAGTAGCCCAGAGCAGTTAGCTGTTTGGTTATTGCAGCACACTGAGAGTAAAAATGCATTACGTTTTGTGGGGCGCGCCTATCACCAAAAAACACTGCAAAATTTTGCTAAACAATATCAGCTAGATCGAGATATGTTATTAGAACTAGCTGCTTTGTTTGGTGGGGCGGCGTGGGAGCTGGAGCAATACAAGCCTTTGCGTCCGGTGAATCAGCTTTTGTTGCAGTTTGCTGGCCCTACGGCTTTGCGTCAGACTCAGATAACCTCATCGCTTTTAAAGTTGTTTAATTTAAAAGACTTATTACAACAGCAGTAG